The Humulus lupulus chromosome 3, drHumLupu1.1, whole genome shotgun sequence genome window below encodes:
- the LOC133824332 gene encoding uncharacterized protein LOC133824332: MTTYLLEAKPEKWARPFFPTKRYNILTSNIAESINAAIVHARELPITSLIEAIREMLQRWFSTRKETAINQFVEVTKWANDEMEIKLDVAFRMKVDAIDAMKSSVTYGDRVFVVDLEQHMCTCNEFQLEGIPCAHAIAAIKSKCLDKYKFCSNWYKNSVLKETYAGSINPLPDKDDWSVPDEIIGDSMKAPKFKSKDYKDAMLYIFVALWTCG, translated from the exons ATGACCACTTATCTTTTGGAAGCAAAACCAGAAAAATGGGCTCGGCCATTCTTTCCAACGAAAAGGTATAACATTCTTACAAGTAACATTGCCGAATCTATAAATGCAGCAATTGTGCATGCGAGAGAATTGCCTATAACGTCGTTAATAGAAGCTATAAGAGAGATGCTACAAAGATGGTTTTCAACAAGAAAAGAAACAGCAATCAACCAATTTGTTGAGGTGACAAAATGGGCAAATGATGAAATGGAGATCAAACTTGATGTGGCATTTCGAATGAAG GTAGATGCAATTGATGCAATGAAATCTAGTGTCACATATGGTGATCGAGTGTTTGTTGTCGACTTGGAACAACATATGTGCACATGTAATGAATTTCAACTAGAGGGAATTCCATGTGCACATGCTATTGCAGCAATTAAAAGCAAGTGCTTGGACAAGTACAAATTTTGCTCAAATTGGTATAAAAATTCCGTTTTGAAAGAGACATATGCAGGATCAATTAATCCTCTTCCAGATAAAGATGATTGGAGTGTCCCAGATGAAATTATAGGAGATAGCATGAAAGCTCcaaaattcaaa TCTAAAGACTATAAAGATGCAATGTTATACATATTTGTTGCGTTGTGGACTTGTGGATAA